The region ATCGGATGGAAGTGGATTCTGGATTCGCTGTACAGCGTGATTAACTGGGTGCTGGTCGCGTTGCATTTCTATAAGCCGTACAGCGCGCCGATGTGGCTGGGAGAACCGCACCTGGCGATGGCGTCAGTAATCCTGGTGCACACCTGGCGGCTGCTCCCGTTCTCGACGGTGATCATGCTCGCCGGCCTGACGGCCATTCCCAAGGACATTCCTGAGGCGGCGGAGGTGGACGGCGCCGGGTTCTGGCGGACACTGTTCCAGATCACGATTCCCATGATGCTGCCCATCATCATGGTCGCCGTGCTTTTCGGAATCATATTCACCTTTACCGACATGACGGTCGTGTACGTGTTGACCGCGGGCGGGCCCTACGACTCCACCCAGGTGCTGCCGTCGTTGGCGTTCTTCACCGGCATCCTGGCCGGCGATTTGTCGCAGGGGGCCGCGATCTCGCTGTTCCTGGTGCCGATCATGGTGGTGGTCACTTACGTCATGCTGCGGCTGGCCTACCGGTCGGAGGTGGCCTGATGCCGCGCGGACATGCTCGCAGCGTCGGTTACGGCGTCGCGCGCTGGGCGGTGCTGGCAGTGTTCGGCATCCTGCTGGCGTTCCCGTTCTACTGGATGTTCGTCACCACCTTCAAGCAGACGGCCGATCTGTATACGCTGCAGAACAATCCTTTCAAGTTCAACATGCCGCCGACGCTGGAACACCTGAAACTCCTGTTCCTGCAGACCAAGTACATGGTGTGGGTGACGAACACGGCGATCGTGGGCGGGATCGTGGTCGGCATCACGCTGGTGCTGGCACTGCCGGCGGCGTATGCGCTCACCCGCCTGACCGGGCGCTGGGGCCAGCGCATCGGGGTCGCCATCTTCCTCACCTACCTCGTCCCGCCGACCTTGCTGTTCATTCCTCTTTCCCGCGTGGTGGCGATCCTCGGACTCCAGGACACCATCTGGGCGGTGGTGCTGGTGTACCCGACTTTCACGGTGCCCTTCTCCATCTGGCTGCTGATGGGATTTTTCAAGTCCATCCCGCGCGAACTGGAAGACGCCGCCATGGTGGACGGCTTAACGCGGTTGGGGGCGTTCATCAAGCTGGTGGTTCCGATTTCGCTGTCGGGCATCCTGACGGTGGTGATTTTCACGTTTACCCTGGTGACCCAGGAATTCGTTTACGCGCTGACCTTCATCTCCACCGAAAACAGCCAGATGCTGAGCGTGGGCGTGCCCACCTTCCTGGTGCGCGGGGACGTCTATTTCTGGGGCTCACTGATGGCCGCCTGCCTGATCGCCAGCGTCCCGATCGCGATCCTTTACAACCTCTTTCTCGATCGTTTCATCGCCGGCTTTACCGTCGGCGCGGTGAAGTAGATTTCGCCGCATACCTGCAACATATCTATGTGACGCATATCACCGAACGATGTAACATACAATGGTTGCCCTCAGCGGGAAGCCGCCATTTGCCCAGTATTCCGGGGGTCAGCCATGAGCACCACCAGCCAGCAAGGCGCCAGCGGCATTGCCAATTTATTGTCCGAAAGCGGCGAATATACCCCTCCCAGGGTGGTTCTCGACCAGGTCCTGCAGAAGAACTGGAGCGAGGAGTACCACCGTTCCATCGAGTCTCCGGAAAAGTTCTGGGGTGAATATGCCAGGCAGTTCGTGTGGTCGCGGCCGTGGAACAAGGTGTTCGAGTTTGACGGCACACACCACAAGTGGTTCCTGGGCGCGCGGACGAACATCACGCTGAACGCGCTGGATCGCCACGCCGACTCTGATCGCCGTAATGTGGCCGCCTTCATCTGGCTGGCCGAGGACGGCGCCGAGCGCACCGTCACCTATGGCGCGCTGCACCGCATGGTG is a window of Terriglobales bacterium DNA encoding:
- a CDS encoding sugar ABC transporter permease; the protein is MAVTPKIPPKATGAQSPSGYESSAVKVPWHRTPENRASLLGVAMFTPAVLFIAVLIFVPFVMAFVYAFTDVKVGSIESHYVGLENFRSIIQSPSFRKALGNSFIFTIISQVLVIVGSTILSVALKDKFHGRGFMRFLILLPWVAPISLGAIGWKWILDSLYSVINWVLVALHFYKPYSAPMWLGEPHLAMASVILVHTWRLLPFSTVIMLAGLTAIPKDIPEAAEVDGAGFWRTLFQITIPMMLPIIMVAVLFGIIFTFTDMTVVYVLTAGGPYDSTQVLPSLAFFTGILAGDLSQGAAISLFLVPIMVVVTYVMLRLAYRSEVA
- a CDS encoding carbohydrate ABC transporter permease; this encodes MPRGHARSVGYGVARWAVLAVFGILLAFPFYWMFVTTFKQTADLYTLQNNPFKFNMPPTLEHLKLLFLQTKYMVWVTNTAIVGGIVVGITLVLALPAAYALTRLTGRWGQRIGVAIFLTYLVPPTLLFIPLSRVVAILGLQDTIWAVVLVYPTFTVPFSIWLLMGFFKSIPRELEDAAMVDGLTRLGAFIKLVVPISLSGILTVVIFTFTLVTQEFVYALTFISTENSQMLSVGVPTFLVRGDVYFWGSLMAACLIASVPIAILYNLFLDRFIAGFTVGAVK